The following coding sequences are from one Buchnera aphidicola (Cinara confinis) window:
- the pta gene encoding phosphate acetyltransferase produces the protein MKNYSIEFQDFLKKKASENKKVIIFPENNNINLLKAISISNNLNIARCILLGNDKKIRELATLNNIILDDSIIILDPCFIRNNYITPLLKLHIKNNISKNLALELLQDNIFLAMMMLYSDDVDGMVAGISCSTGDVIRSILSIFKHLNQDMFISSVFFMLFHDKVLIYGDCAINPEPNVEQLIKIAEQSLKTAKLFEIEPRLVFLSYSTHDSGTGRSVEKIRNVTKLMQNRYPNILIDGPLQYDAAINQKISYIKSPLSVINGKATILIFPDLNSGNITYKAVQQSSNILSIGPILQGLLKPVNDLSRGASVNDIVYTIAITVIQAQRKNNNKKIDFIH, from the coding sequence ATGAAAAATTATTCAATAGAATTTCAAGATTTTTTAAAAAAAAAAGCTAGCGAAAATAAAAAAGTAATTATTTTTCCAGAAAATAATAATATTAATTTATTAAAAGCTATCTCAATCAGTAATAATTTAAACATTGCCCGATGTATTTTATTAGGTAATGATAAAAAGATTCGTGAGTTAGCTACGCTAAATAACATAATTTTGGATGATTCAATTATTATTCTGGATCCTTGTTTTATTAGAAATAATTATATTACTCCATTATTAAAATTACACATAAAAAATAATATAAGTAAAAATTTGGCTCTTGAATTATTACAGGATAATATTTTTTTAGCAATGATGATGTTGTATAGTGATGATGTTGATGGAATGGTGGCAGGAATCTCTTGTTCTACCGGTGATGTTATTCGTTCGATATTAAGTATTTTTAAACATTTAAATCAAGATATGTTTATATCTTCGGTTTTTTTTATGTTATTTCATGATAAAGTTTTAATTTATGGAGATTGCGCTATTAATCCTGAACCAAATGTAGAACAATTAATAAAAATTGCAGAACAATCTTTAAAAACCGCTAAACTTTTTGAAATAGAACCGAGATTAGTTTTTTTGTCTTATTCAACTCATGATTCTGGAACAGGAAGATCGGTAGAAAAAATTAGAAACGTAACAAAATTAATGCAAAATCGTTATCCTAATATATTAATTGATGGTCCTTTACAGTATGACGCTGCTATTAATCAAAAAATTTCTTATATAAAAAGTCCATTATCTGTGATAAATGGAAAAGCCACTATATTAATTTTTCCTGATTTAAATTCTGGAAACATTACATATAAAGCTGTTCAACAATCTTCAAACATTTTATCAATCGGTCCTATTTTACAAGGTTTATTAAAACCAGTGAATGATTTGTCTCGTGGGGCATCAGTGAATGATATTGTATATACAATAGCGATTACAGTAATTCAAGCTCAGCGGAAAAATAATAATAAAAAAATAGATTTTATTCATTAA
- the gyrA gene encoding DNA topoisomerase (ATP-hydrolyzing) subunit A gives MKDLKNNITQVNIEEELKKSYLDYSMSVIIGRALPDVRDGLKPVHRRILFAMNVLHNEWNKPYKKSARIVGDVIGKYHPHGDTAVYDAIVRMAQSFSLRYALIDGQGNFGSIDGDSAAAMRYTEIRMSKIAQEMLKDLEKNTTNFVLNYDGTEKIPEILPAKIPNLLINGSSGIAVGMATNIPPHNLHEVINGCLAYINNNNISLTTLMSYIPGPDFPTAGIINNQLGIEEAYRTGKGKISIRSKYTIEINQKNKKESIVIHELPYQVNKAKLIEKIAILIKDKKIDGISAIRDESDQDGMRIVIEIKKEFITKIVLNQLYNLTSLQISFGFNMVALSSGQPKTMSLKEIIQEFVQHRIDIVTRRCIFELKKFKKRMHLLKGFSIALENIDKIIQIIKTAENGKVAKNRLEKKIWVSNNRKKEQKKLSEIQAISILEMRLNKLTSLETYKIKKEYKKITQEINQLNKILSSSKKMMNIIQDELIEIKKNFSDPRRTKIINECSKINFEDLIIKENVVITLSHSGYVKYQPISDYNAQKRGGKGKSAAKTKEKDYIENLLVANSHDTILCFSSRGILYWMKVYQLPEKSRHTRGRPIINILPLTSRERITTILPIKKYKSSINIVMATAHGFIKKTSLNQFQKPRNAGIIAINLRKNDELIGVSLTNGNDTIMLFSSNGKIVHFSEKKIRNMGRTASGIKGMKISDKDKVVSLLVPNQKDNILIVTEHGYGKQTNINQFPLKSRATKGIISIKTTKKNGIVIGAIQVKNDDQIMMITNAGKLVRTRISEIGTLKRNTQGVILIRMSKKEKVVGLQKIKDESLYL, from the coding sequence ATGAAAGACCTCAAAAACAACATCACACAGGTCAATATCGAAGAAGAATTAAAAAAATCTTATTTAGATTATTCTATGTCCGTAATAATTGGCCGCGCTTTACCGGATGTACGCGACGGATTAAAACCTGTACATCGAAGAATACTATTTGCCATGAATGTTCTGCATAATGAATGGAATAAACCCTATAAAAAATCAGCACGAATTGTTGGTGATGTGATAGGTAAATATCATCCTCATGGAGATACAGCTGTATATGATGCTATTGTACGCATGGCTCAATCTTTTTCTTTACGTTATGCGTTAATTGATGGACAAGGAAATTTTGGATCAATAGACGGAGATTCAGCAGCTGCTATGCGATATACTGAAATCCGTATGTCTAAAATTGCTCAAGAAATGTTAAAAGACCTAGAAAAAAATACAACAAATTTTGTATTAAATTATGATGGAACAGAAAAAATTCCTGAAATTTTACCCGCTAAAATCCCTAATTTATTAATTAATGGATCTTCTGGAATAGCAGTGGGTATGGCTACTAACATTCCACCTCATAATCTACATGAAGTAATCAATGGATGTTTAGCTTATATAAATAATAATAATATTTCTTTAACTACTTTAATGTCTTATATTCCAGGTCCAGATTTTCCTACTGCAGGAATTATTAATAATCAATTAGGAATAGAAGAAGCTTATCGGACCGGAAAAGGAAAAATTTCAATAAGATCAAAATACACAATTGAGATTAATCAAAAAAACAAAAAAGAATCAATTGTCATTCATGAATTACCATACCAAGTCAATAAAGCTAAATTAATTGAAAAAATAGCTATACTCATTAAAGATAAAAAAATTGATGGAATTTCAGCGATCCGTGATGAATCCGATCAAGACGGAATGCGTATTGTTATTGAAATAAAAAAAGAATTTATTACAAAAATTGTATTAAATCAGTTATATAATTTAACATCTTTACAAATATCATTTGGATTTAATATGGTGGCTTTATCTTCGGGGCAACCTAAAACCATGTCATTAAAAGAAATTATCCAAGAATTTGTACAACATAGAATAGATATTGTCACTCGCCGTTGCATATTTGAATTAAAAAAATTCAAAAAAAGAATGCATTTATTAAAAGGATTTTCTATTGCACTAGAAAATATTGATAAAATTATTCAAATTATTAAAACAGCGGAAAACGGAAAAGTTGCAAAAAATCGTCTAGAAAAAAAAATATGGGTATCAAATAATCGAAAAAAAGAACAAAAAAAACTAAGCGAAATTCAAGCTATCTCTATTTTAGAGATGAGGTTAAATAAATTAACATCACTAGAAACCTATAAAATTAAAAAAGAATATAAAAAAATTACCCAAGAAATAAATCAATTAAATAAAATTTTATCATCTTCTAAGAAAATGATGAACATTATTCAAGATGAATTAATTGAAATTAAAAAAAACTTTTCTGATCCACGTAGAACAAAAATCATAAATGAATGTTCAAAAATTAATTTTGAAGACCTGATTATTAAAGAAAATGTAGTTATAACATTATCTCATTCGGGATATGTAAAATATCAACCAATATCCGATTATAATGCACAAAAAAGAGGTGGAAAAGGAAAATCTGCAGCAAAAACAAAAGAAAAAGATTATATTGAAAATTTATTAGTAGCAAACTCACATGATACAATATTATGTTTTTCTAGCAGAGGTATTTTATATTGGATGAAAGTGTATCAATTACCGGAAAAAAGCCGACATACCAGAGGAAGACCCATTATTAATATTTTACCACTCACTTCTAGAGAACGGATTACAACTATTTTACCTATTAAAAAATATAAATCATCTATTAATATTGTAATGGCTACAGCTCATGGGTTTATTAAAAAAACATCATTAAATCAATTTCAAAAACCAAGAAACGCTGGAATTATTGCTATTAATTTAAGAAAAAATGATGAACTTATCGGAGTTTCATTAACCAACGGTAACGATACAATTATGCTTTTCTCATCTAATGGAAAAATAGTACATTTTTCTGAAAAAAAAATTAGAAATATGGGCCGCACCGCGTCTGGAATTAAAGGTATGAAAATATCAGATAAAGATAAAGTCGTTTCTTTATTAGTTCCTAATCAAAAAGATAATATTTTAATTGTCACTGAACATGGGTATGGTAAACAAACCAATATAAATCAATTTCCTCTGAAATCCAGAGCAACAAAAGGAATTATTTCGATTAAAACTACCAAAAAAAACGGTATTGTTATTGGAGCAATACAAGTAAAAAATGATGATCAAATCATGATGATTACAAATGCAGGAAAATTAGTAAGAACTCGCATTTCTGAAATAGGAACTCTCAAAAGGAATACACAGGGTGTAATTTTAATTAGAATGTCCAAAAAAGAAAAAGTAGTAGGATTACAAAAAATTAAAGATGAATCTCTCTATTTATAA
- a CDS encoding acetate/propionate family kinase — protein sequence MMQNQLILVLNCGSSSFKFSIIDPIKKITYLIGAADNFNTNTVTLYFKKLQKDKKFIQLKKNLSYKKVIQFVFEVLCSQYFYYMDHVIGIGHRVVHGGKKIKSSMLINSCVLKIIQETAIFAPIHNPINLLGIKTSFLLMPHLSGKNVAVFDTVFHQTMPKSSYLYGIPYYFYDRYALRRYGAHGINHYYVLKKSAFLLKKIKKNLNIISCHLGGGSSVTAIVHGESIDTSMGLTPLAGLIMGTRCGDIDPSIILYMSEVLNLKISTIKKILNEESGVLGINKISSDFRILENLYTKNKNVRLSLDMYCYHVAKFIASYTACMKGRLDAMVFTGGIGENSNLVRKNIIDRLSLLNLATHKEKNFLMHSGKSGFIHSSNSRPILVIPANENQIIAEDTLKLIL from the coding sequence ATGATGCAAAATCAATTGATTTTGGTTTTGAATTGCGGAAGTTCTTCTTTTAAGTTTTCTATTATTGATCCAATTAAAAAAATTACTTATTTAATTGGTGCTGCAGATAATTTTAATACAAATACTGTGACTTTATATTTTAAAAAATTACAAAAAGATAAAAAATTTATACAGTTAAAAAAAAATTTATCTTATAAAAAAGTTATTCAATTTGTTTTTGAGGTTTTATGTTCTCAATATTTTTATTACATGGACCATGTGATTGGTATAGGACATAGAGTAGTACATGGTGGAAAAAAAATTAAATCTTCAATGCTTATTAATAGTTGTGTTTTGAAAATTATTCAAGAAACAGCAATTTTTGCACCGATACATAATCCTATTAATTTATTAGGTATAAAAACATCATTTTTATTAATGCCTCATTTATCTGGAAAAAATGTTGCAGTTTTTGATACAGTTTTTCATCAAACAATGCCTAAATCTTCTTATTTATATGGTATTCCATATTATTTTTATGATCGTTATGCTTTACGTCGATATGGTGCTCATGGAATTAATCATTATTATGTCTTAAAAAAAAGTGCTTTTTTGTTAAAGAAAATAAAAAAGAATTTAAATATTATTAGTTGCCATTTAGGAGGTGGGTCGTCTGTGACAGCGATAGTTCATGGGGAATCCATTGATACTTCAATGGGTTTAACTCCGTTGGCAGGTTTAATTATGGGTACCAGGTGTGGTGATATTGACCCTTCTATTATTTTATACATGTCCGAAGTATTAAATTTAAAAATTTCTACGATTAAAAAAATATTAAATGAAGAATCAGGTGTTTTAGGTATTAATAAAATTAGCAGTGATTTTAGAATATTGGAAAATTTATATACTAAAAATAAGAACGTTCGTTTATCTCTTGATATGTATTGCTATCATGTAGCTAAGTTTATTGCTAGTTATACTGCGTGCATGAAAGGGAGATTAGATGCTATGGTTTTTACCGGCGGAATAGGTGAAAATTCTAATTTAGTTAGAAAAAATATTATTGATCGGTTATCATTATTAAATTTAGCAACGCATAAAGAAAAAAATTTTTTAATGCATAGTGGAAAATCAGGCTTTATTCATTCATCAAATAGTCGTCCAATTTTAGTTATTCCGGCAAACGAAAATCAAATAATTGCTGAAGATACATTAAAATTAATTTTGTAA
- the grpE gene encoding nucleotide exchange factor GrpE, with translation MKKKELEKLKNEKENKEKNKTKTNKTSIELIKEIEKKIEDLKKEKKIKYIRHLANIENIKKESDKKIIIIKKEISEKFFKKILPIIEIIDYICNKNKSSIISNHPVMEGMKLTKKELKKIIKIWNIKKINKINKKFNHKKHIKNNQIKNNNVKQEYVCAIIKPGYKINDQILQKAIVETK, from the coding sequence ATGAAAAAAAAAGAGTTAGAAAAGCTAAAAAATGAAAAGGAAAATAAAGAAAAAAATAAAACAAAAACTAATAAAACCTCTATAGAATTAATTAAAGAAATAGAAAAAAAAATTGAAGATTTAAAAAAAGAAAAAAAAATAAAATATATACGACATCTTGCTAATATAGAAAATATCAAAAAAGAAAGCGATAAAAAAATAATAATAATTAAAAAAGAAATATCTGAAAAATTCTTTAAAAAAATATTACCAATTATTGAAATAATAGATTATATTTGCAATAAAAATAAATCTTCAATAATATCTAATCATCCTGTTATGGAAGGGATGAAGCTGACAAAAAAAGAATTAAAAAAGATCATAAAAATTTGGAACATTAAAAAAATTAATAAAATCAACAAAAAATTTAATCATAAAAAACATATTAAAAATAATCAAATTAAAAATAATAATGTAAAACAAGAATACGTCTGCGCTATTATTAAACCGGGTTATAAGATTAATGATCAAATCCTTCAAAAAGCAATAGTAGAGACTAAATAA
- a CDS encoding redoxin domain-containing protein — translation MTLVSQKAKNFISPAILPNGEIINNFNLYEYTNKKNIILFFWPMDFTFVCPSELIQLNRAYEEFQERETSIIGISIDSVYSHNAWRNTAIHQGGIGPIKFPMISDLSKEIQQSYHVEHPQLKIALRASFIIDKKRIIRHQSINDLPIGRNIPDLLRFIDALKFHEKFGDVCPANWISGKEGMKPSPEGVKKYLTKNFKNI, via the coding sequence ATGACATTGGTATCACAAAAAGCTAAAAACTTTATTTCTCCAGCTATTTTACCTAATGGCGAAATAATTAATAACTTTAATTTATATGAGTATACTAATAAAAAAAATATAATATTATTTTTTTGGCCTATGGATTTTACATTTGTTTGTCCTTCCGAATTAATTCAATTAAATCGCGCGTACGAAGAATTTCAAGAAAGAGAAACATCTATAATTGGTATATCAATTGATTCAGTATACTCACACAACGCTTGGAGAAATACTGCTATTCATCAAGGCGGAATCGGACCTATAAAATTCCCTATGATTTCAGATCTTTCTAAAGAAATACAGCAATCTTATCACGTAGAACATCCTCAATTAAAAATTGCATTAAGAGCATCATTTATTATTGATAAAAAAAGGATTATCAGACATCAATCTATCAATGATTTACCAATTGGACGCAATATTCCTGATCTTTTACGTTTTATTGACGCTTTAAAATTTCATGAAAAATTCGGTGATGTTTGTCCTGCTAATTGGATATCCGGAAAAGAGGGAATGAAGCCTTCTCCTGAAGGTGTAAAAAAATATTTAACTAAAAATTTCAAAAATATTTAA
- the ung gene encoding uracil-DNA glycosylase, translated as MKTNDVQWTDLFKVEKKKRYFIQLLYRLKIERMNQFIYPKNKLIFQAFLTTPLDQIKVVILGQDPYCLINQATGLAFSVKKNHKIPPSLKNIFLELKNNFNVSEKKMYGSLRPWAVQGVFLLNTILTVSQGLPGSHKNYGWEIFTDQVIRLINNFCTGIIFLLWGSHARQKKKIINQSKHIILEASHPSPLSAYRGFFGCQHFLKTNNYLKKQNKSPIDWFKNMIK; from the coding sequence ATGAAGACAAATGATGTTCAATGGACTGATTTATTCAAAGTTGAAAAAAAAAAAAGATATTTTATCCAATTATTGTATCGATTAAAAATAGAACGTATGAATCAATTTATTTATCCGAAAAATAAATTAATTTTTCAAGCATTTTTAACAACACCATTAGATCAAATTAAAGTAGTTATTTTAGGACAAGATCCCTATTGTTTAATAAATCAAGCAACTGGATTAGCATTTTCAGTAAAAAAAAATCATAAAATTCCACCATCATTAAAAAATATTTTTCTAGAATTAAAAAATAATTTTAATGTTTCTGAAAAAAAAATGTATGGATCTTTACGGCCTTGGGCTGTACAAGGAGTATTTTTATTAAATACTATTCTAACTGTCTCTCAGGGTTTACCAGGCTCGCATAAAAATTATGGTTGGGAAATATTTACAGATCAGGTCATTAGATTAATAAATAATTTTTGTACTGGAATTATTTTTTTATTATGGGGTTCTCATGCTCGTCAAAAAAAAAAAATTATTAATCAAAGTAAGCATATTATATTAGAAGCATCGCATCCATCACCACTTTCTGCTTATCGTGGATTTTTTGGATGCCAACATTTTTTAAAAACGAATAACTATTTAAAAAAACAAAATAAAAGTCCAATAGATTGGTTTAAAAATATGATTAAATAA